One Papaver somniferum cultivar HN1 chromosome 10, ASM357369v1, whole genome shotgun sequence genomic window carries:
- the LOC113315915 gene encoding receptor-like protein 50, which translates to MKYQSSSADSCGLYGKFPKRILQIRSLRKLNLFMNPLLQGTLPEFPVHGLLEELELSDTSFSGELPDSIGNLTFLSRLNFEYVGFNGSIPQSVSNLNQLQVLTLPINRFTGTIPTTIFTLPLLRELDLSMNQFTGNLGEFSNGSSSPMKTLDLSDNKLQGPIPKSVFELSGLESLVLSSNNFSGRDGPKKFSQPGLIALAHYNISIFRLFLGCWAVTTTWAKIRVSPAVGPSVFSGTISLSMIFHKLRNITEVELSSNGLSVDIANVTFALFPQVTSLKLGSCSLKEFPIF; encoded by the coding sequence ATGAAGTACCAGAGTTCTTCGGCGGATTCTTGCGGGTTGTACGGAAAATTTCCGAAAAGGATTCTCCAGATTCGATCTCTTCGTAAACTCAATTTGTTTATGAATCCGCTTCTTCAAGGTACTTTGCCAGAATTTCCTGTACATGGACTGCTTGAGGAGTTGGAACTTTCAGATACGAGTTTCTCAGGTGAATTACCGGATTCTATTGGTAATCTTACATTCTTATCCAGGTTAAACTTTGAGTACGTAGGGTTTAATGGGTCAATTCCCCAATCAGTTTCAAACCTTAACCAACTTCAAGTTTTAACCCTTCCAATAAACCGTTTCACCGGAACAATACCAACAACTATATTCACACTACCTTTATTACGTGAACTCGATCTGTCAATGAATCAATTCACAGGTAACCTTGGTGAGTTCTCCAACGGATCTTCTTCACCAATGAAGACCCTTGATCTAAGTGACAATAAGCTCCAAGGACCTATTCCAAAATCGGTTTTTGAATTGTCCGGACTTGAAAGTCTTGTGCTTTCTTCCAACAACTTCAGTGGCAGGGACGGACCCAAGAAGTTTTCTCAACCTGGGCTAATAGCCTTGGCCCATTATAACATTTCAATTTTCAGGTTGTTTTTAGGTTGTTGGGCTGTGACGACTACCTGGGCTAAAATCCGGGttagcccagctgtaggtccgtcagTGTTCAGTGGCACAATAAGTCTAAGTATGATTTTTCATAAGTTAAGAAATATTACGGAGGTGGAACTCTCAAGTAACGGATTGTCAGTAGATATTGCTAATGTTACTTTTGCATTATTTCCTCAAGTTACAAGTTTAAAATTAGGTTCCTGCAGTTTGAAAGAGTTTCCTATTTTTTGA